atataaaaagtgtgtTGATTTGATAGATAAAAAAttggtaataaaataaaatgtatcatAGATACTCTCGTGCACATCTATCTGATCAATAGTATAACATCTTTGTTTTGGACTAGTTTTTTGTTCTTCATTGATTTCCCGCTAATTGACTTTTCAACGAAGCCATTGGTAACGATATACCTTGATTACTCATAGAATTACTTTTGCAGCACCCTGCACTGCTTGTACTTTTACAACAGGTATTAAATACTTCTTGGAGTTCTTGCAATGTTTTTATACATACAACGACGCAACATGACCCACAGCTATTCTGATTATTGCAAcaacatttattttgtaatgttGAAACTATATCTGATATATTTATTTGCCTTATTTCATTACATCTCGATTGTTCTTTCTCTTGTTTCTCTTGTCCTGAATGGGAACAATTTTGGCAATTATTTCCGTCGCTATCACACTTGCAGCTTGAACACTTACATATTCCAGCATCAGCTGTGATTTCTCTTAATATGTTTCTAGAAGCttctgcttttttttcatcggcCTTTGAACAACTTTCATTTGGATATTCCGCAAAATTCGTGACAACTTCAACATTTACATTGGTTCCATTTTCAGCATCTATTAAATTTACTGTTTCTAGAACGGGCGCTTTTTGTGGTTGATCTAACGGATAAGGTTCAGGACCAAGCAGATTAACAAGAGAATGAACAGCGGTTGGAAGAGCATTTGATTCTGACCATGCAGATTCCATTCTTACAATTGGCACAGCAGTAGATGCTATTATTTTATCTGAAAGTTCACTTGTTAAGGAATTTATATCAATCCATGGAGATTGTCGCTCTTCTTCTGAAGCCAAGGCTAATTCAAGGGCACGTGACTCATTGTTGTTGCTGATGGAATTTGTTATTCCGCTTGTTATGTCTTCGATTGGCGTCTCATTTACAAAGTCTGTACtattttcgaaagataatggATTGATTTCGTTTCTTATCAAGTGATTATCATTTGATATATTTAAAACGTTTGGCAACTGACTAGATAAAGGTTCATATAAAACAGTGCTACTCTCACAATTGTTTAAAGTTCTATTCATTAAGTCCATCATTGGTTTATCTAAATAGTTATCTACTCCAGTGACTGGAATAGACTGACTTACTAAATTATCTGTAAGATTACTTTGTGTTAAGTTAGAAGAATCTCTATTTATGTTAGTATTCAAAACAATTGGCCCTTGTAAAATGGAGTTGTTATTGCTATTTTCATTCACCGCATTAACTTTAGTATCAGTATTTTGAATATCATCAAACAATTTCAACTGGTCATACTCAATACTATTGAAATGATTGACTATGATAGATCCATCATTGTTCTCATTAATTTCTATATTATTACTCAAGTTCTCGTATATATTAGCAGAACTATTAGGctgcaataaatttattgCTGAATTATTGTTACCATTCAAAATCAAACTGTCAGTTGTATGAACTTCTAATGCTTGTTTGTATGGTTCCATAGAAGAATAAAGCACAATTGCAACAGGAACTTCATTTGTGGGTTGTGCAATATTATCCGTTCTATTGATCTCAGAAGTAATATCTATACTCCGCTTATTCACATCTTCAACATGATTTGCTGATTCTTCAGTATTGCCCTGAAAAATAACAATAGCATCAATTATGGAgttcagaaaaataaatgcttgcatttaaaatatatatgcattaAATAAATACCTGTTCATCTGAAAGTGATATTTTCTTATGGGTTTTTAGATGACTTTTTAAACTATGTGGTGTAGTGAACGATCTTTTACAATGATTGTATGTGCAAATATAAGGACGTTCACCAGTATGTGTACGCCTGTGTGTTTTCAAGTGATGAGAGGCTGTAAAAGCTTTTCCACAGCCTTTTTCTCGGCACCTTAAAACAAATGTGAAAATAGTT
The sequence above is drawn from the Nasonia vitripennis strain AsymCx chromosome 4, Nvit_psr_1.1, whole genome shotgun sequence genome and encodes:
- the LOC100113921 gene encoding uncharacterized protein LOC100113921 isoform X1 encodes the protein MATWGAEKYEEHGNADEIEDSFNSILVTHDLQDCLDDSLDLPSFVKIYGQSVDFDYEKYSDDDPPYNESLHDDNTGYIHHTISSDEIYMRIHPGNNDSMPDDPSHAVITIESTDPDTNQKRISRYTCEYDGCSRTYSTVGNLRTHMKTHKGEYRFKCSEPSCGKAFLTSYSLKIHIRVHTKVKPFECNHNGCEKAFNTLYRLRAHQRLHSGNTFNCEETGCVKYFTTLSDLKKHIRTHTQERPYKCREKGCGKAFTASHHLKTHRRTHTGERPYICTYNHCKRSFTTPHSLKSHLKTHKKISLSDEQGNTEESANHVEDVNKRSIDITSEINRTDNIAQPTNEVPVAIVLYSSMEPYKQALEVHTTDSLILNGNNNSAINLLQPNSSANIYENLSNNIEINENNDGSIIVNHFNSIEYDQLKLFDDIQNTDTKVNAVNENSNNNSILQGPIVLNTNINRDSSNLTQSNLTDNLVSQSIPVTGVDNYLDKPMMDLMNRTLNNCESSTVLYEPLSSQLPNVLNISNDNHLIRNEINPLSFENSTDFVNETPIEDITSGITNSISNNNESRALELALASEEERQSPWIDINSLTSELSDKIIASTAVPIVRMESAWSESNALPTAVHSLVNLLGPEPYPLDQPQKAPVLETVNLIDAENGTNVNVEVVTNFAEYPNESCSKADEKKAEASRNILREITADAGICKCSSCKCDSDGNNCQNCSHSGQEKQEKEQSRCNEIRQINISDIVSTLQNKCCCNNQNSCGSCCVVVCIKTLQELQEVFNTCCKSTSSAGCCKSNSMSNQGISLPMASLKSQLAGNQ
- the LOC100113921 gene encoding uncharacterized protein LOC100113921 isoform X2, with protein sequence MLFICCLPLALGFVYCFNNVSTSQAQVLITAFSLRICLLADAQYIHHTISSDEIYMRIHPGNNDSMPDDPSHAVITIESTDPDTNQKRISRYTCEYDGCSRTYSTVGNLRTHMKTHKGEYRFKCSEPSCGKAFLTSYSLKIHIRVHTKVKPFECNHNGCEKAFNTLYRLRAHQRLHSGNTFNCEETGCVKYFTTLSDLKKHIRTHTQERPYKCREKGCGKAFTASHHLKTHRRTHTGERPYICTYNHCKRSFTTPHSLKSHLKTHKKISLSDEQGNTEESANHVEDVNKRSIDITSEINRTDNIAQPTNEVPVAIVLYSSMEPYKQALEVHTTDSLILNGNNNSAINLLQPNSSANIYENLSNNIEINENNDGSIIVNHFNSIEYDQLKLFDDIQNTDTKVNAVNENSNNNSILQGPIVLNTNINRDSSNLTQSNLTDNLVSQSIPVTGVDNYLDKPMMDLMNRTLNNCESSTVLYEPLSSQLPNVLNISNDNHLIRNEINPLSFENSTDFVNETPIEDITSGITNSISNNNESRALELALASEEERQSPWIDINSLTSELSDKIIASTAVPIVRMESAWSESNALPTAVHSLVNLLGPEPYPLDQPQKAPVLETVNLIDAENGTNVNVEVVTNFAEYPNESCSKADEKKAEASRNILREITADAGICKCSSCKCDSDGNNCQNCSHSGQEKQEKEQSRCNEIRQINISDIVSTLQNKCCCNNQNSCGSCCVVVCIKTLQELQEVFNTCCKSTSSAGCCKSNSMSNQGISLPMASLKSQLAGNQ